A portion of the Pedobacter cryoconitis genome contains these proteins:
- a CDS encoding OmpA family protein translates to MKPLRLLLLICLLSTGAKAQYVANNKRIADVYFQNKDYYAAAEYYKKALNISTDTTGFVVPYAFEAKVKKESPKRPEYEYCVFQLASSLRLYKDFRGAEAWYAVARNFNDPKYVLSIFYFGESQRSNQKFNDAIISFKEFLTKYKPNDDYTEKAKLEIASCNFALYEMRYPRLYKFSKLLNQINDQGSNYTPLLMNNNFYFTSSRPVAVGNKTQTVKDSKLKTKVIKSENPFINAIYSASGGPLRTSTTVQKIGAPEKGKEFAAPAFSPNGRVMYLTSWSGAGNRKIYQVNVSRGTGEVWAAPKVLGTEVNVEGFNSMQPFVTKDGKYLIFSSDRPGGLGKYDLWYCKLRSDGTLSEASNMGNTINSKENEEAPYYNARTKKILFSSNGRVGMGGLDFYESSGDFGTWSEPRNLGFPFNSSKDDAYFTPVDSEDSEGYISSDRESVCCLEIFHVKKDFLTVEGTVLDCKTNSPLDSAVVTLSDSIQFIKVITGSDGKYRFKVNSNRQLTLKTEKNLYFRKVLNYSYDELAKLDTLLNPRICLDGFIINKPVILENILYDFNSTKLNPASETILDKLYQKLVDNETLEIELSAHTDNVGKAAYNVKLSERRAQSCVDYLVGKGIAASRITSKGYGFSKPIAPNQLPSGKDNPQGRQLNRRTEFKVTKQ, encoded by the coding sequence ATGAAACCTCTCAGACTATTGCTTTTGATCTGTTTACTAAGTACAGGAGCAAAGGCCCAATATGTAGCCAATAATAAAAGAATTGCTGATGTGTATTTCCAGAATAAGGATTATTACGCAGCAGCCGAATATTATAAAAAAGCACTGAATATTTCAACCGATACCACAGGATTCGTTGTGCCTTATGCTTTTGAGGCTAAGGTAAAAAAAGAGAGTCCAAAGCGTCCTGAATATGAATATTGTGTTTTTCAGTTGGCGTCTTCACTCCGCCTTTATAAGGACTTCAGGGGAGCGGAAGCCTGGTACGCCGTTGCCAGAAACTTCAACGACCCTAAGTACGTCTTAAGCATATTCTATTTCGGAGAAAGTCAGCGTTCCAATCAAAAATTCAATGATGCGATCATTTCTTTTAAAGAGTTCTTAACTAAATATAAGCCGAATGATGACTATACGGAGAAAGCGAAGCTTGAAATTGCTTCCTGTAATTTCGCCTTGTATGAAATGCGATATCCGCGCTTATATAAATTCAGTAAACTGCTGAATCAAATTAATGATCAGGGTTCTAATTATACCCCATTGCTGATGAACAATAACTTCTATTTTACTTCGTCCAGACCTGTTGCGGTAGGTAATAAAACGCAGACCGTGAAGGATAGCAAGCTGAAGACTAAAGTTATCAAATCAGAGAACCCTTTTATCAATGCAATTTATTCAGCTTCTGGCGGCCCATTAAGAACATCGACTACAGTGCAAAAAATAGGTGCGCCAGAAAAAGGCAAAGAATTCGCGGCTCCGGCATTCAGTCCTAACGGAAGGGTGATGTATTTGACGAGCTGGAGTGGGGCAGGTAATAGAAAGATATACCAGGTCAATGTTTCCAGAGGTACCGGAGAGGTCTGGGCAGCACCAAAGGTGTTAGGCACTGAGGTAAATGTGGAAGGCTTCAATTCGATGCAGCCTTTTGTAACTAAAGACGGAAAATATCTTATTTTCTCTTCAGACAGACCTGGTGGATTGGGTAAGTATGATCTTTGGTATTGCAAACTTCGTAGTGACGGTACTTTGAGTGAAGCTTCCAATATGGGCAATACAATCAATTCTAAGGAGAATGAAGAAGCGCCTTATTACAATGCCCGGACTAAAAAAATACTGTTCAGCAGTAATGGAAGAGTAGGGATGGGTGGACTGGATTTCTATGAAAGTTCGGGTGATTTCGGTACTTGGTCTGAGCCGAGAAACTTAGGATTCCCATTTAACTCCTCAAAGGATGATGCTTATTTTACCCCTGTTGATAGTGAAGATAGTGAAGGGTATATCAGCTCTGACAGAGAATCGGTATGTTGTCTGGAGATCTTTCATGTTAAAAAAGATTTTCTTACTGTAGAGGGAACAGTCTTAGATTGTAAAACCAATTCACCACTGGATAGTGCGGTGGTTACCTTGAGTGATTCTATACAATTCATAAAAGTGATTACCGGGTCAGATGGTAAATACAGGTTCAAGGTCAATTCTAATCGTCAGTTAACATTAAAGACAGAGAAGAACCTTTATTTCAGAAAAGTGCTGAATTATAGTTATGATGAACTGGCTAAATTAGATACGCTTTTGAATCCGAGGATCTGTCTGGATGGTTTCATCATTAATAAACCGGTTATTCTGGAGAATATCTTATATGACTTCAATAGCACTAAGCTTAATCCTGCATCAGAAACTATACTGGATAAACTCTACCAGAAACTGGTTGACAATGAGACCTTGGAAATTGAATTGAGTGCACATACTGATAATGTAGGTAAGGCTGCTTACAATGTGAAACTTTCAGAAAGAAGAGCGCAGTCCTGTGTAGATTATCTGGTGGGCAAGGGAATTGCTGCCAGCAGAATAACAAGCAAGGGTTATGGTTTTAGTAAACCCATTGCGCCAAATCAGCTGCCAAGTGGAAAGGATAATCCGCAGGGACGTCAGCTGAACAGAAGGACTGAATTTAAGGTTACCAAACAATAA
- a CDS encoding response regulator, which translates to MNRILVVEDDPDLLEVIQMVLEENKYKVFPLMNGRPVFRIIEEFRPDIILMDIRLDGMDGRAIFKEIRIRPATAHLPVMLISGGFSEDYIMRENLLADAYLEKPFEMAVLLNKLKQLLKEPA; encoded by the coding sequence ATGAATAGAATACTAGTTGTAGAAGACGATCCGGATTTACTGGAAGTCATTCAAATGGTTCTCGAAGAGAATAAGTATAAGGTTTTTCCATTGATGAACGGAAGGCCGGTTTTCAGGATTATTGAAGAGTTCAGGCCAGACATTATCCTGATGGATATCAGACTCGACGGAATGGATGGAAGAGCAATTTTCAAAGAAATCCGGATCAGGCCAGCTACTGCTCACTTACCGGTTATGTTAATCTCAGGTGGCTTTTCTGAAGACTATATCATGCGGGAAAATTTATTGGCAGATGCTTATCTGGAAAAACCATTTGAGATGGCAGTGCTGCTGAATAAGCTAAAGCAGCTATTAAAAGAGCCTGCCTGA
- a CDS encoding iron-containing alcohol dehydrogenase has translation MLNFEFKNPVKIIFGKGQIVKISQEIPENAKILLLYGGGSIKSNGIYDQVMSALKGFDVTEFGGIPANPEYEVLIQALKVIKDKQITYLLAVGGGSVIDGTKFLSAAALYQGEEPWDILKNKIRTDKGMPFGTVLTLPATGSEMNSGAVITRADTQEKFGMGGPGLFPEFSILDPLVVKSVPQRQLANGITDAFTHVLEQYMTYPAQAFLQDRFAEGIMQTLIEIAPRIQQDPSDYEVAANFMWCCTMALNGLIQKGVPTDWSVHAIGHELTALFGIDHARTLAIIVPRHYRYNFEQKKEKLAQYAERIWGIQEGTVDEKAGLAITRTESFFHSLGIDTMLSQYTDDYEGTAEKIEERFTERGWLGLGEHKSIKPGDVRQIVALSY, from the coding sequence ATGTTGAATTTCGAATTTAAGAATCCGGTAAAAATAATATTCGGTAAGGGACAGATTGTAAAGATCAGTCAGGAGATCCCGGAAAATGCAAAAATTTTATTGCTTTATGGTGGAGGGAGTATCAAGTCGAATGGTATCTATGATCAGGTGATGTCAGCGCTTAAAGGCTTTGATGTAACTGAGTTCGGTGGTATTCCGGCAAATCCTGAATATGAAGTACTGATACAGGCATTGAAAGTAATCAAAGATAAGCAGATTACTTATTTGCTTGCCGTTGGTGGTGGTTCAGTTATCGATGGTACGAAATTTCTTTCTGCTGCGGCTTTGTATCAGGGAGAGGAGCCTTGGGATATCTTAAAAAATAAGATAAGAACGGATAAAGGGATGCCTTTTGGGACAGTGCTGACTTTACCGGCTACAGGTTCAGAAATGAATTCTGGTGCGGTGATTACAAGAGCAGATACGCAGGAGAAATTCGGAATGGGCGGACCTGGTTTGTTCCCTGAATTCTCTATACTTGATCCTTTGGTTGTAAAATCTGTTCCGCAACGGCAATTGGCTAATGGGATTACAGATGCGTTTACGCACGTACTGGAGCAATATATGACCTATCCTGCACAGGCATTTTTACAGGACAGGTTTGCGGAAGGCATTATGCAGACATTGATAGAAATAGCACCGAGAATACAGCAGGATCCATCAGATTATGAGGTTGCAGCTAACTTTATGTGGTGCTGTACAATGGCTTTAAATGGACTGATTCAGAAGGGGGTACCTACGGATTGGTCTGTACATGCCATTGGCCATGAACTGACGGCATTGTTTGGTATTGATCATGCAAGGACGCTTGCAATTATTGTACCCAGGCATTATAGGTATAATTTTGAGCAGAAGAAGGAAAAACTTGCACAGTATGCAGAGCGGATCTGGGGCATTCAGGAGGGAACGGTTGATGAAAAAGCTGGCTTGGCTATCACCAGAACGGAATCTTTTTTCCATTCCTTAGGTATTGATACCATGCTTTCTCAATATACGGATGATTATGAAGGGACTGCAGAGAAAATTGAAGAGCGGTTTACCGAAAGAGGATGGTTAGGTTTAGGAGAACATAAAAGCATTAAGCCCGGGGATGTCAGACAGATCGTTGCGTTAAGTTATTAG
- a CDS encoding GAF domain-containing protein, translating into MENTFGRNIIPQNEEARLENLKKYKILYTKSEPIFDQLAAVTATMLKVPLAMINFVDKDHVWTKADQQGDSGSEVERGTSLCSLAILRDELTVFEDALIEPCLMSNPLVVGEFGLRFYAAVPITTSEGFNIGAVCIVDKKVRKFTPADRKKLEWVAQLIQLEIEKRA; encoded by the coding sequence TTGGAGAATACATTTGGAAGGAATATAATTCCACAGAATGAAGAGGCGCGTTTAGAGAACTTAAAAAAGTATAAAATTCTGTATACCAAATCAGAGCCGATCTTTGATCAGCTGGCAGCTGTTACAGCAACCATGTTAAAGGTCCCTTTGGCGATGATCAACTTTGTTGATAAGGACCATGTCTGGACAAAGGCTGATCAGCAGGGTGATTCAGGTAGTGAGGTAGAAAGGGGCACAAGTCTTTGTTCACTGGCTATCCTGAGGGATGAGCTGACGGTTTTTGAGGATGCGCTGATAGAACCTTGTCTGATGTCAAATCCTCTGGTAGTAGGTGAATTCGGTCTTAGGTTTTATGCTGCAGTACCGATTACAACTTCAGAAGGTTTTAATATTGGGGCGGTCTGTATTGTAGATAAAAAGGTCAGGAAATTCACTCCTGCAGATAGGAAAAAACTGGAGTGGGTGGCTCAGCTTATCCAGCTTGAAATAGAAAAGAGAGCTTAA
- a CDS encoding S8 family serine peptidase — MHAQQVIMPGVTNATFLRANSAALANAANQQRASALAIAASKGWAVTRRDRDGSITRLQRLDDAGLPVYYTTTSNIIAAATTRTNKLYDGGGLGLALNGSTIPAGKVAIWDGDGVLTTHIEFAGGRIEIRDKTQTTSEHSTHVAGTMIAAGVNPIAKGMAFGLPKLYSFDFDNDTPEMSENAAGLLISNHSYGVVAGWSLNTDINPERWEFYASPGATEDYKFGYYDSQSSDWDKICYNAPYYLPVKSVGNNRSSNGPPIGGNYYRYNADKVMADAGKRPEGLSSNDKYDNIATYGTAKNILTIGAINPLGNGPYTSDRIQLATFSSWGPTDDGRIKPDLVADGIRVTSTSNAGDDRYTTLSGTSMSTPNVSGSLILLQELYSRQNNSTYMRSATLKAVAIGTAAEAGSAPGPDYSYGWGLLNMEAAAQAILDNHIKSKIAENLLTQGEQQFIDVVAKGGIPLTGTICWTDPEVTPISTLDALNNPAPRLANDLDLRAVQESVTFSPWILDPAKPVAPATKGDNTRDNVEQVRIDEPVAGKTYRFNVSHKGTLKRGAQAYSILLTGINGDAAFGSNKVTEGELNMVVYPVPARNEVNINFNIADKKEVSIELFNIAGQKLYSEKKNDFSGVYYSQIDLTHYASGIYFMVVKIGQNSYTKKFICTK; from the coding sequence GTGCACGCACAACAAGTCATTATGCCTGGCGTTACCAATGCCACATTTCTTAGAGCCAATAGTGCCGCCCTTGCAAATGCTGCCAATCAACAAAGAGCGAGTGCATTAGCTATTGCTGCCAGTAAAGGATGGGCCGTAACCAGAAGAGACCGGGATGGATCAATCACAAGGCTGCAACGCCTCGATGATGCCGGCTTACCTGTATATTATACAACGACCAGCAATATTATTGCCGCAGCAACCACACGTACCAATAAATTATATGATGGCGGTGGTTTAGGGCTGGCACTCAACGGAAGTACTATTCCAGCAGGAAAAGTAGCCATATGGGATGGAGATGGAGTCTTAACCACACATATCGAATTTGCTGGAGGAAGAATTGAGATCAGGGACAAAACCCAGACCACATCCGAACACTCCACGCACGTTGCAGGAACAATGATCGCAGCTGGTGTAAACCCAATTGCCAAAGGAATGGCATTCGGGCTTCCTAAACTCTACTCCTTTGACTTCGACAATGACACGCCTGAAATGTCTGAAAATGCTGCCGGACTACTCATCTCCAACCACTCCTATGGAGTTGTTGCAGGCTGGTCTTTAAACACAGATATCAACCCGGAACGCTGGGAGTTTTACGCTTCACCAGGTGCTACAGAGGATTATAAATTTGGCTACTACGACTCTCAATCCTCAGACTGGGATAAAATCTGTTACAACGCCCCCTATTACCTTCCGGTCAAATCTGTAGGAAATAACAGGTCATCTAATGGGCCACCAATAGGAGGGAACTATTACAGATACAACGCCGATAAAGTGATGGCCGATGCTGGCAAAAGACCAGAAGGTTTAAGCAGTAACGATAAATATGATAATATAGCCACTTACGGAACTGCAAAAAACATTCTGACTATTGGTGCTATCAATCCGCTGGGAAATGGCCCCTATACATCCGATCGCATTCAGTTAGCTACCTTCAGCAGCTGGGGACCGACAGATGACGGCCGGATTAAGCCAGATTTAGTAGCAGATGGTATTAGAGTAACTTCGACCAGCAATGCAGGCGATGACCGCTATACGACCCTTTCAGGCACCTCTATGTCTACACCAAATGTCAGTGGCTCACTGATACTTTTGCAAGAACTCTACAGCCGCCAGAATAACTCCACCTATATGCGTTCTGCAACACTAAAAGCCGTTGCCATTGGTACTGCAGCCGAAGCAGGAAGCGCTCCGGGCCCTGACTACAGTTATGGATGGGGGTTATTGAATATGGAAGCCGCTGCACAAGCAATCCTGGATAATCACATTAAAAGTAAAATCGCTGAAAACCTGCTCACCCAAGGAGAACAACAGTTTATTGATGTAGTAGCAAAAGGCGGAATTCCCCTTACTGGTACAATTTGCTGGACTGACCCGGAAGTAACTCCAATCAGTACCCTTGATGCACTTAACAATCCAGCTCCGCGGTTAGCCAATGACCTTGACCTGCGTGCTGTTCAGGAATCTGTGACATTTTCACCCTGGATACTTGATCCTGCTAAACCAGTAGCTCCGGCAACAAAAGGAGATAATACCAGGGATAATGTTGAACAAGTTAGAATTGATGAGCCTGTTGCAGGAAAAACATACAGATTTAATGTATCCCACAAAGGAACACTTAAACGTGGAGCACAAGCCTATTCCATTCTTTTAACAGGAATAAATGGTGATGCCGCTTTTGGTTCAAATAAAGTGACTGAAGGTGAATTAAATATGGTAGTTTATCCTGTTCCGGCAAGAAACGAAGTGAATATCAATTTCAATATAGCAGATAAAAAAGAGGTAAGCATCGAGCTGTTCAATATAGCAGGACAGAAACTTTACAGTGAAAAGAAAAATGATTTTTCAGGCGTATATTATAGTCAGATAGACCTCACGCACTATGCCAGCGGTATATACTTCATGGTCGTAAAAATAGGACAGAATTCCTATACCAAAAAATTCATCTGCACTAAATAA
- a CDS encoding GNAT family N-acetyltransferase, with the protein MGVIVKEIEAAVTWDLRHRVMWPEKSIAYVKLDEDKDGVHFGLFKDEQLVSVVSLFITGKEAQFRKFATDTNIQGNGYGTELLKHVLLVAQQNKVETIWCNARADKASFYKRFGLVKTGHKFNKGGIDYVIMQKTLNL; encoded by the coding sequence ATGGGAGTAATCGTTAAAGAAATAGAGGCAGCTGTTACCTGGGATTTACGGCATAGGGTGATGTGGCCTGAAAAATCTATTGCTTATGTGAAATTAGATGAAGACAAAGACGGGGTTCATTTTGGTCTTTTTAAAGATGAACAGTTAGTCTCAGTGGTTTCACTTTTCATTACTGGGAAAGAAGCTCAGTTCAGGAAATTTGCAACAGATACCAATATTCAGGGAAATGGTTATGGAACAGAATTATTAAAGCATGTGCTGCTGGTTGCTCAGCAAAATAAGGTGGAAACAATCTGGTGTAATGCCCGTGCTGATAAGGCGTCATTTTATAAAAGATTTGGTCTGGTAAAAACTGGTCATAAATTCAATAAGGGCGGGATTGATTATGTGATAATGCAAAAAACTTTAAACCTTTAA